From the Candidatus Chromulinivoraceae bacterium genome, one window contains:
- a CDS encoding PilN domain-containing protein has product MINLLPHEEKRQLQAARTNTLLIRYNIFLLGVIGFMGIAIGITYIYLSSTFNTAAQTIQSNQANVVQYASVQAQAQLFRDRLSTAKQILDNEVTYSKVVLEIAQLIPSGVVLQTLSLDSGTFGTPTTLTGQAKDYASALALKDSFSKSPLFSDVHFQTIDTASGTGGYPVTVNLGITIKKDAAK; this is encoded by the coding sequence ATGATTAACCTTCTCCCTCATGAAGAAAAGCGGCAGCTTCAGGCAGCTCGCACTAATACACTTCTTATCCGTTATAATATCTTCCTTTTGGGGGTTATTGGCTTCATGGGTATCGCAATTGGTATCACCTACATCTATCTCTCAAGCACATTTAATACTGCCGCCCAAACGATACAGTCCAACCAGGCTAACGTAGTACAGTATGCTTCTGTGCAGGCGCAGGCTCAGCTGTTTCGTGATCGTCTTAGCACCGCCAAGCAGATCCTCGACAACGAAGTAACTTACTCTAAGGTCGTCCTGGAAATAGCACAGCTTATACCAAGTGGTGTAGTTCTTCAAACATTATCTCTCGACTCCGGAACATTCGGAACACCAACCACACTTACTGGGCAGGCAAAAGATTATGCTAGCGCACTCGCGCTCAAAGATTCCTTTAGTAAATCTCCACTTTTCTCTGACGTACACTTTCAAACCATTGATACTGCCTCTGGTACGGGAGGTTATCCCGTCACGGTGAACCTTGGCATAACTATTAAAAAGGATGCAGCGAAATAA
- the pilM gene encoding type IV pilus assembly protein PilM: MAKLFYKDKPVIGLDISQTGVKVMAIDSKKWLVLGYGSVDLDPAKVQKSLESNDAYLADNIASLLTSKVIGVLPSDQAIISVPTSRTFSRTFTVPAKAESTLSDAVEIEVDQYIPIPMNSLYVDYEVIERHKDQLSVIMSAVPKNLVDSCLAAVRTAGLQPIMVEPGINSVARVIESTEEGHLPTLIVDIGPASTDIAVLDGGAIRISGGLGIGGNTFTLDIAKKLNVALENAHQLKVLNGLSAGPRRAKITAALQPSLQRIATEIRKVIRYYNERLNDDRKLEQVIIVGGGSNVPGIGDYFTNELVMPARVASPWQKLDFGKLPQPNKQFRPRYITVAGLASVDQKGFWK; encoded by the coding sequence GTGGCGAAATTATTTTATAAAGACAAGCCGGTAATTGGCCTCGACATCAGTCAAACTGGTGTTAAAGTTATGGCCATCGACTCAAAAAAGTGGCTTGTTTTAGGGTACGGTTCAGTCGACCTCGACCCTGCAAAAGTCCAAAAATCCCTTGAGAGCAATGATGCTTATTTAGCCGATAACATAGCTTCACTCCTTACGAGCAAAGTTATTGGTGTGCTACCTAGCGATCAAGCTATTATTAGCGTTCCAACAAGTCGCACTTTTTCACGCACCTTTACCGTTCCTGCTAAAGCAGAATCCACCCTTTCGGATGCTGTCGAGATTGAGGTTGATCAGTACATCCCCATACCCATGAATTCTCTGTATGTTGATTACGAAGTCATTGAACGACATAAAGACCAGCTTAGTGTTATCATGTCGGCAGTACCAAAAAACCTTGTGGATAGCTGTCTTGCGGCCGTCCGAACTGCAGGCCTGCAGCCAATTATGGTTGAGCCAGGAATTAATTCTGTTGCTCGTGTTATTGAGTCTACCGAAGAAGGTCATCTACCCACCCTTATTGTTGACATCGGACCTGCTAGCACCGATATTGCCGTGCTTGACGGTGGCGCTATTCGTATTAGCGGTGGACTTGGTATTGGCGGTAACACCTTTACGCTCGATATTGCCAAAAAACTCAATGTAGCCCTTGAGAATGCTCACCAATTAAAGGTCTTAAACGGCCTGAGTGCCGGGCCGCGTCGTGCTAAGATTACGGCTGCACTTCAGCCGAGTCTCCAGCGTATAGCCACTGAAATCCGTAAGGTTATCCGCTATTACAACGAACGTCTCAACGACGACCGCAAACTCGAGCAAGTCATTATCGTAGGTGGAGGAAGCAACGTTCCAGGTATTGGCGACTACTTTACTAACGAACTCGTTATGCCAGCACGTGTTGCCAGTCCATGGCAAAAATTGGATTTCGGTAAGTTGCCGCAGCCAAACAAACAGTTTCGCCCTCGTTATATTACCGTTGCAGGGTTAGCGAGTGTTGACCAAAAGGGGTTTTGGAAATGA
- a CDS encoding type II secretion system F family protein, which produces MPKFLYIATNDASKSVNGTIEAQDRGAVISALNKQGLHPISVKEQSSRASSKNVSLFKSGNHVKSDDLVMFTRQLSTMVGAGVPLLRALNSLEQHSESPGLKKVLNGIISDVQAGSPLADALAKSPNVFSDVYVNMVRAGEAAGILDEILKRLAMQQEKNATIRKKVKSAMTYPMVLIGITVIAFFGLMLFVIPQIGKIVTDLGGPDAKLPGLTLAMLGISGFMTSYWYILFPALGGGIFLILRYIKTPSGKNQFHHLVLKIPGLKTIVMKVAVARFARTFSALMGAGVAVLEALDVTSRAVGNLVYEQALQDAAKQVKNGDTLSSVIEKNSLFPSIVSQMLAVGEETGQTDTVLVKVADFYEEEVDVAIDGVSAIIEPVMIVFMGGMVGLIAASVMMPIAGLANQIKS; this is translated from the coding sequence ATGCCAAAATTTTTATATATAGCTACTAACGACGCTAGTAAGTCGGTTAACGGAACAATTGAGGCACAGGACCGAGGTGCAGTTATTTCCGCCCTCAACAAGCAAGGTCTGCATCCTATTAGCGTCAAAGAACAAAGTTCAAGAGCCAGTTCAAAGAATGTAAGCCTTTTTAAAAGCGGTAACCATGTAAAATCTGATGATTTGGTCATGTTTACTCGTCAGCTCAGTACCATGGTTGGAGCCGGCGTCCCCCTACTTCGAGCGCTAAATTCTCTTGAGCAACACTCGGAGAGCCCAGGTCTTAAAAAGGTTCTTAACGGTATTATTAGCGACGTGCAGGCGGGTTCACCACTTGCCGATGCGCTCGCAAAATCACCGAACGTCTTTAGCGACGTATATGTAAACATGGTTCGCGCCGGTGAGGCGGCGGGTATCCTTGACGAGATTCTTAAGCGACTCGCCATGCAGCAAGAGAAAAACGCGACTATCCGTAAAAAAGTAAAAAGCGCCATGACATACCCAATGGTACTTATTGGCATTACTGTCATCGCCTTTTTTGGTCTAATGCTCTTTGTCATTCCACAAATTGGAAAAATCGTCACCGATCTTGGTGGACCAGATGCAAAACTACCAGGTCTTACGCTCGCCATGCTTGGCATTAGCGGCTTTATGACAAGTTACTGGTATATTCTTTTTCCAGCGCTTGGTGGCGGTATCTTCCTCATACTGCGATACATTAAAACACCAAGTGGCAAGAATCAGTTTCACCACCTAGTGCTTAAGATTCCTGGGTTAAAAACAATTGTAATGAAGGTGGCTGTTGCGCGTTTTGCCCGTACATTCTCAGCGCTCATGGGGGCTGGTGTCGCGGTACTTGAAGCACTAGACGTTACCTCGCGCGCAGTTGGTAATCTAGTATATGAACAGGCACTTCAGGATGCCGCAAAACAAGTTAAAAACGGTGATACACTTTCTTCGGTTATTGAAAAGAACAGCCTTTTCCCATCGATCGTATCGCAGATGCTTGCAGTCGGCGAAGAAACAGGTCAAACCGATACCGTTCTCGTCAAGGTGGCTGACTTTTACGAAGAGGAAGTAGACGTAGCAATTGATGGCGTCAGTGCTATTATCGAACCGGTCATGATTGTCTTCATGGGTGGCATGGTAGGACTCATCGCCGCCAGTGTTATGATGCCAATTGCTGGGCTCGCAAACCAGATTAAAAGTTAG
- a CDS encoding RecX family transcriptional regulator, whose amino-acid sequence MKITAISIQAKNKNRVNVMVDGVYRFSLDLYQVADLGIRTNKEYAEEELVNLETESLFGKLYGRALEYCLMRPHSAKEVRDYLYKKTRDQRTKDGSIKKGTPVEITNRVFDRLVEKGYINDEKFAKFWIENRNTAKGTSQRKLTAELRAKGVLPTIIDTFLLESKRTDENELQKIINKKRNRYPDDMKLMQYLARQGFQYDDIKQALAETED is encoded by the coding sequence ATGAAAATTACCGCGATCTCTATTCAGGCTAAAAATAAGAACCGCGTAAATGTCATGGTGGATGGCGTTTACCGGTTCTCTCTTGATTTATACCAAGTAGCTGACCTGGGAATTCGAACCAACAAAGAATATGCCGAGGAAGAACTCGTAAACTTAGAAACCGAAAGTCTGTTTGGCAAGCTATACGGCAGAGCTTTAGAATACTGCTTGATGCGACCCCATAGCGCTAAAGAAGTGAGAGATTACTTATATAAAAAAACGCGCGATCAACGTACGAAAGACGGCAGTATAAAAAAAGGCACACCAGTGGAGATCACGAACCGTGTTTTCGATAGGTTAGTTGAAAAAGGCTACATCAATGATGAAAAGTTCGCGAAGTTTTGGATTGAAAATCGAAATACCGCTAAAGGTACAAGTCAGCGCAAGCTAACGGCTGAACTGAGAGCAAAGGGTGTGCTTCCGACAATTATCGATACGTTCCTTTTGGAGTCTAAAAGAACCGATGAGAACGAATTGCAAAAAATCATTAATAAAAAACGTAATCGTTATCCGGACGATATGAAGTTAATGCAATACCTAGCTCGACAAGGTTTTCAGTATGATGATATTAAACAGGCTTTAGCTGAAACGGAAGATTAA